GGTCACGGGCTGCGTTATCCAGACGTAACGGGAGGGCTGAGTTCTCAAAAAACGATACCAGACCCCGCCTCCCACAATCCCCGCTATGATAAGCAAAACGAAAAGCCTTTTTATGGTTTTCACGAGACACTTCCTCCTCCTGATTTCAGCCCCTGATTTTCAGCTTCCGTAAATCACAGAACGTCCCACATCGGTTCCAGCAGGCAGAATATCACGGCGACGCAAAAAATAATCGCCAGCAACAGCCTTTCCCAATCTATATTATTCATCTTTTTCCAAAACATTTTCACGACGGACACTCCTCCCGTTTCCTTTTTCATCATCGTCAGCATCGTCGCCATTCATCGGCAGCGCCATCATCCATCGCGAAAAGTGTACGTTTTCCCCGCGAAAAGCACATTGTATTTTTGTGCGAACGCCGGATTGTATAAATGTCCAGGACAATCACAGGCCAATTAACGCCGTCTGTATTATAATAACCTCTACAGTTCATTATTCTTATATCGTATCATTATTATTTAATTCAAAGGAGGAAATGTCCATGATTCTTGTCGTTGTGTCCTACGTAAAACCCATCGGAGAAGTGGAACGTTTCGTGACGGAGCATCGGGCGTATCTGACAAAATATATGGAATCCCGTCAGATCGTGCTCTTCGGCAGACGCACGCCTCCCATCGGCGGCGTCATCCTCTTCAACGTCAACAGTGCCGAAGAAGTGGACGCCATCATGAAGAAAGATCCGTTTTACCTGAACGGCATTTCAAAGTACGAGCTGATCGACTTCACTCCCTCCAAAATCGACGAAAGAATTGCGGGCATTCTGAACAAAACATAACTTTAAAATGGAACAGGGGGCTTGATGGTTTTGGTGGAAATTGACGTTTTGTACTACGGTTTTCCGGGGAAAGCCAGCAACACTTTTCTGGGGTGGAGCACAATCGCCCTTCTGAAGGGAAAGGATCGCCTGTGCCTTGTGGACACGGGGGGACACGGCGCCCGGCTGTGGCTTCTGGAGGCGCTGAAAGAACGGCATCTCTCCTGCGACGACATCGACTCCGTGTTCCTGACCCATCTGCATTTCGACCACATCGCCAGCGTCGGACTGTTTCCTCACGCCACGTTCTACACCGGAAAAGTGGAGTGGGACTACGCCAACACCACGCAGGATCCCGTGGTGCAGGAGGGTGTCCTGCCCCTGCTGCGGGTATTCCGGAAGGTCCTTCTGGAAAAGGACGGGGAGGAGATTCTGCCGGGAGTTACGTTCTGTCACACGCCGGGACACACTCCGGGCTGCGGCTCGCTGGTGGTGGACAACCCCGAGGGGCGGACGGTCATATCGGGGGACGCCGTCAAAAACCGCGCGGAGCTCAGGACGGGAAGCGTGGGCATGACCCAGGCCGCGGAGGTGAGCCGGAAGAGCATCGAAAAGGTCCGAAGCATCGCCCGGTACGTGCTGCCGGGACACGACTGCCGCCTGCGCATCGAGGGCAGCGAGGTCATTCCCGAGGGGAACAACGACATCACCATCACGTTTCCGGAGGGGATCAGCATCGGAGGCAAAAGCGTCATCCAGCTTCACCTGGACGACTGACGGAAATTCCAGAAGAGCGGGGCGCATCCCCTTCGCTCTTCCGGTGAATAATCGTGATCATAATTAAAATTAAGGAAAATTAAGATAAGAAAGGAGAAGTGACGGGTTATGGAGCTTTTGGGTTTCGGCGAGTATTTTGTGGTGTTCATCGGTCCGCTGATTCCACCGCTGCTGGTGATTTACTGGTTCCTCACCAGCAAAAAAGGAGGGACCGATAAATGAGCGGCGTCGTCGTTGGACTCATTCTGTATTTCGCGATCACCATCGGCATCAGCTACCTTTCCAACCGTATGCGTCCCATCGACAGCCAGGGCGACTACATCGTGGGGAAGGGCTTCGGGAGCATCGTCAGCGGCTTCGCCACGGCCTCCACTCTGGCCAGCGGCTACGCCTTCATCGGACTGGTGGGGCTGGGCTACCACATGGGCTTCCTGTCCCTTTACCAGGCCATTCTGGCGCCTTTCTGCGACTTCCTCTGCTGGCGCTTCATCGCCCCCAGGGTCAAGAGGCTGTCCACGAAGCACAAGTCCATGACCACGGTGGACCTTCTGGCCTCTCTTCGGGGAGATCCCACGGGGCTCATCCGCATCCTCAGCGGACTCATCGTCTCCGTGTTCATGTTCGCCTACCTGGGCTCCAACATCATCGCGGCGGGCAAGGCGGCCATCGCCCTCCGGATCGACTACATGACGGCGATCATCGGCTCCTCGCTTCTCGTGATGCTCTACGTGGTTTATGGAGGCGTGACGGCGGCCTACTGGGCCGAAGCGTTCCAGGGCGTGCTCATGGTGGGCATGTGCCTCCTGATGCCCATAGCCGCCGTCACCCATCTGGGCGGGGTCAGCGAGTTCATCCGCAAGCTGCATTCCATTGATCCCCTGCTGGTCTCCTGGTCCGGAGGGAAAATGGGGTGGCCGCTCTTCGCGGCGCTATGGCTCTGGGGCGGAGTGGCCATCGGCTTTTTGGGACAGCCTCAGGGTCTGCAAAAGTTCATCGCCATCGAGTCCGAAGAAAAAATACCCGGAGCGGCGCTGATCGCCATCCTTTTCAACACCATCCGGCAGTATTTCCCGCTGATTCTCGGCCTTTGCTGCCGCATCCTCTTCCCCGCCATGCCGGACGCCGAGCTGGCCACGCCCACGTTCATCTACGAGTTTTTCCCCAACTTCATGGGGGGGCTGATGCTGGCCGCGGTTTTCGCCGCCATCATGTCGACGAACTCCTCCCTGCTCCTTCAGGGCACGGCTGAGATTTCCGTCAACGTGCTGCGGAAGGGCTTCTTCAAAAACGTGGTGAAGAGCGAGGCCTTTTATAAAAACTTCAGCCGGCTCTGCACGGGGATATTCGGCGTCGTGGCGTTCATTCTGGCCTTCATGGAGGTGGACTCCGTGTTCAGCCTGAACCAGCTGGCCTGGGCCGGGCTCGCGGCCTCCTTCGGGCCGGCGCTGATCCTGGCCATCTACTGGAAAAAGACCACGCATCAGGGAATCCTGATAGGAATCCTGGGCGGCTCCATCATCACTTTCCTCTGGTATAACGGAGGCAAGCCCTTCTTCGGCCTGCACCAGGGACCGCCCTCGTTCGTGATCACAGGCGTCCTTATCGTTCTGGTGAGCCTCCTGACTTACAGAGAAACTCCGGCGGCGGCCGAAAAGTGAACCTTCGACGCCCGGGCAGAAGTAAAATCCGCGCCGCGAAATTTTTTCCCTTCGCGGCGCTTCCTGTTGTTTTTTTCCTTTTTGTCCTTCTCTTCGCCGGCCTCACGCTCTTTTCCGCCCCCGGCGAGGCGGCGTGGAACGAGGAAAATCTGGAGCGGATTCCCAGGGATCGGGAGGCCTTTTCGTTTGTCGTCCTGGGGGACACCCAGGGGCCGAACTCGAAGTTTCCCAGAGTGCTTCCCGCAATTCTGAAAGAAAAGGACCTGCTTTTCGCCTTCGACCTGGGAGATCTGGTGGACTACGCCACGGAAGCGGAGTACGAGGACACCTTTTTCCGCCACGTCCGGGGACTTTCTCTGCCTTTCCTCACCTGCGCCAGCAATCACGATCACTTCAAATCCAAAAACGCGGCGCTCTACTCCCGGCTTTTCGGCTCCCCCCACTATTACGCCTTTCAGGTGGGGAGCACCTCTTTCATCGTGCTGGATAACGGCCAGGACTGGTCCCTCACGGAAGAGCAGTTCCTCTGGCTGGAGGGCGAGCTGGAAAAATCCCGCGCCTCCGCCCGCCGTTTCCTGATGATGCATCGCCCCCTGGCCGATCCCAGGCCCAACAGAAAAAACCTTCACGACATGAGCGGCAAACCGGAGAACGTCCGCCGCCTGAACGCGCTTGCGGACAAATACGGCGTCACAATGATTTTCACCGGGCACATCCACTCGTTTTACACCGGCAGATGGGGACAAACGCCCTTTATCATCACGGGAGGAGGGGGCGGCGGCCTTTACGACCGAGGCACTCCCGCCTCGTTCCACCATTACATGCGGGTGGACGTCCTCCCCGACGGACGGGTCAAATACAGCGCCGTAAAAGTCGACGTCAACGTCAAAGTCAATGTGAAAAATCAAAAATAACGGGGAAATTCCCCCGGTGAAAAACCCTGCCGCAAACCATGCCGCGGCAAACAATGCTATGATTGAGTACAGCTGTGAAAAAGGATGGCCGAAATGGATATAAAATCTGTGGAAGCTCGAAGCCGCAACATGGCGAGGATCAAAAGCGAACGGACAGCGCCCGAGATGTTCATTCGCTCCCATTTTCACAGGCGGGGTCTGCGTTACCGGGCGAACTTCAAAGAAACGCCGGGAAAGCCCGACCTGTATTTCCCCGGCCGCCGGGTGGCGGTGTTCGTCCACGGATGTTACTGGCACCGGCATCCGGGCTGCAGATACGCGTACACTCCCTCTTCCCGTCCGGAGTTCTGGCTGCCCAAACTGGAGGGGAACCGCCGGCGGGATCTGGAGGTGCTGCAAGAGCTGAAGACGCGGGGAATCCGGGTCCTTATCGTCTGGGAGTGCACCGTCCGCCGCATGATGAAAGATCAGGCGTTTTGCAGCGCCGCGCTGGAACGGGGGATCCGCTTCGTGCGGGACGGAACGGAGGACCTCCTGGAGCTGTAAAGCGGCGCCGATTCGCTATCGTAAAGGAGAAGGAAATGTCCAATATTTACGGGCTCATTCTGGCGGGAGGCAGCGGCGTTCGGCTGTGGCCCCGCTCCCGGGAGGAACTGCCCAAGCAGTTTCTGTCCCTGCGAAACAACGACACCCTGCTGCAGTCAACGGTGACGCGCATGCTGCGAGCCGTGCCGCTCCCGTCCCTTTACGCGGTGGCGGGAAGCCGGTGGAGCGCCCTGGTGGCCCATCAGGCCAGGGAGGTGGCCCGCGTCCGGGAGGATTTCGTCATCGAAGAACCCTCCGGGCGCAACACGGCCCCGGCCATTCTGCTGGGCTGCGGAATCCTGCGGGAGCGGGGTCTCATGGAGGACGACGTCGTCGTGGTCACCCCCAGCGACCACATCGTGGAGAACGTCGCCGCCTTCGACGCGGCCATGGACAGGGCGGTGGAAACCGCGTCCGCCGGGTACGTCGTAACCCTTGGAATCGTCCCCACCCGACCGGAAACGGGCTTCGGCTACATCAAACGGGGAGCGTCCCTCGACGGGGGGTTCGAGGTGGAGCGTTTCGTGGAGAAACCCGACGCCAAACAGGCGGAAGAGTACCTGAAAAGCGGACAGTACCTCTGGAACGGCGGGATTTTCGTTTTCACCCTCAAGACCCTCGAAAGAGAGCTGGCCCAGGCGTCTCCCGAACTTTTCGCGGAGTTTCAGAAAGGCGGAAAGTCGCTCCGGGAAAATTTCGACGCTCTGCCCTCCATTTCCTTCGACCGCGCCGTCATGGAAAAGGCCCGGCGTGTGGCCGCGGTGGAGCTGGACGCGGGGTGGTCGGACGTAGGCTCCTGGGACGCCCTGTACGACCTGCTGGAAAAGGACGACTCCCGAAACGCCGCCGTCGGAGACGTCATCCTGAAGGACAGCGCGGATTGTCTCGTGGACTCCCGCAACCGCCTGACCGCCCTCATCGACGTGAAGGATCTGATCGTGGTGGACTCGCCCGACGCCCTTCTCGTCGCACGGCGGGGCTCGTCTCAGAAGGTGCGCTCTCTCGTGGAGGGGCTGAAGACGGAGGGACGGAGAGAGGCCGTCCAGGCCCCGGAAAGCGCGCGCCCCTGGGGACTCTACAAAATCCTCTGCGAAGAGGAGCGCTTCAAGATCAAACGCATCGTCATCACGCCGGGCAAACGCCTGAGCCTCCAGTACCACCACCACCGCAGCGAACACTGGGTCGTGGTGCGGGGAACGGCCAGGGTCACCCTCGACGACGAGGTGCGGTTCATCCACGAGGGCGAAAGCGTATTCATCCCCAAAAACGTCCTCCATCGTCTGGAAAACCCTGGAAAAATCGAGCTTGAAATCGTGGAAATTCAGGGAGGCGAATACCTGGGAGAGGACGACATCGTCCGGGTGGAGGACGATTACCGGCGAGTCTGAAACAATCTGAAAAAACGGGCATGGCAATCGGGTGTATGATACAATTCGTCCGGTAAAAGAAAAGGCCTCAGGGTGAGAGGAACGATAATTTGCCGTACAGTTTTCAGAGGAGGTTATTTTTTGTAATGAAGAAACTCATAGTGGGTAAAGTTTTTGGTAACATGGCGAACCGGATGGAGAAGCGGAGCGGGCTTTGGACGAGAGTCTCCCTTATGACGGCGGCGGCGCTTCTGATTCTCCTGACGGGAAGCGCGGCGCAGGCGGCGGACACGATCGGCGTCATCAATTCCCAGGAAATCGTCAGAAGCCACCCCAAGTTCGAGGAAGTGACAAAGCAGCTTCAGCAAATCGGCCGGCAGAAGGAAAGCGAAGCCAGGGAAGCGGCGGAGAAGGAGACGGATCCCTCCAAAAAGGCTCAGGTCGTCCAGGCCAAGCGGGTGGAGCTCTCCAAAGAAGAAGAACGCCTGATGACGCCGATCTTCAAGGACTGCGAAGCGGCGGTGCGCGTTGTGGCCAAGAACAAAAAGGTGACCATCGTGCTGGAAAAGGCCTCGGTTTATTTTGGCGGACTGGACATCACTCTGGACGTTGTTCAGCAGATAAAGAGATAACAGGATAACCGTTTCGGCATAGAAATCGAAGGCTGCGCCTGTCTGCGCAGCTTTATTTTTTCATGTTTCGAGCGGAGGGAGTTTTTTATGAAGTTGTTTGTCACCGATATTGACGATACCCTTACCGTGGGAGAGACGGTTTCCGGCGAGGTTTGCCGCGCCTGCGCCCGCCTTCGGGAAGCGGGCTGGGATATCATGATCGCTACGGGCCGGACCTTCGGAATGTCGAAAAACCACATGAGGGCCATCGGCGTTACTCAGCCGGCCCTTCTTTACGACGGAGGCCGGACCATGACCCCCGCCGGACGGGAAATCCGCTCCACCCTCATGGACCCGGCTCTGACGGCGGCGCTTCTCCGCAGCCTTTGGAACGAACCCTTCGAGGTCCAGGTCGCCGGAGACGAGGTCATTTACTGCCGCGAAAGGGACGTGGAAACGATTTCGTTTTATCGTCAGGGAGGAGTGCCCGTCCGCTGCATCGAGGAGCCATTTGCCCCGGACCCCGTTTACCGGCTCGCCCTGTGGCTCCCGGCCAGTGACAGGGTCGCCGTGGAAACGCGGTTGCTCCGCTCTTTCAGCGAAGTGGAAGTTCTCTCCGGGGGAGACCGTTTTCTGGACATTCTCCCGAAAGGCGTCTCAAAGGGAGCCGCTCTGGAGCGTTTTATCGAGGATCTGCCGGAAAGGCCGGAAGTTATCGTGGCGGCCGGCGACCACAAAAACGATTTCACGATGCTAAACTGCGCGGACATCGCGGCGGTCCCCCAAAACGCGGACGCCGAAGTGCTCGCTCTGGCCGACGTCGTTTTTCCCGCGGCAGCGGAAAACGGTATCGCCGCCCTGATGGAGCGGCTTCTTTCCGGGGGAATTTTACCCTCCGGCCGCGTCGCATCCCATAACTGAGGAGGTTTTTCTTTTGATGTCAACTCTGAAATCGAGCCTGAATCTGAATACACATCTGAAAAGCGATTTAAAACTAAAACGAAACTGGACAAAAAAACTGTTCCTGGCGGTTTTCCTTTGCGCGATGCCGGCGTTTTTCCCGGCGAAAATCGCGGCCGCCGCGGACACGGTAGGAGTGATTGAGTCCCAGAAGATCCTGTACCAGCACCCGAACTTCGAACGGGTCGCCCATGAAGTGGGGAACGAAGCCCGAACCCGTGAGGCCGAGCTTCGGGCGTCCCTGGAAAAAATCACGGATCCCGAGGAAAGGCGGCGCATTCTGGAAGAGGGCGCTCTGAGCATGAAAGCGGAGGAGGCCCGGCTGATGGCCCCCATCAACAAAGAGTGTCTGGAGGCGGTCACCGCCGTGGCGAAAAAGAGAAAAATCACGGTGGTTCTGGAAAAGGACGCCGCCTACTACGGGGGGACGGACATCACCGAAGAGGTGATCGCGCAGTTAAAGGCCGCGGTCAAATAAAACGGCCCGCCCCAAACCGGCAGTGACGCCGTAACACCGGGCGACGGTTCCGGCTTCGGGACTTCGCCAATTACGCGTTTTCTTTTTGCGTTTTTTCCGGTTCCGGAGAAAAACCCCTTTTATTATTGTATTATAAGCAGGTATGAGCTTTATCAGGGAGGGGTCCGGAATGAGGAGTTCCCAGCGAAAATCGTTTCTGAAAACGTTTCTAAAAACGATGGCAGGAAGGGCTTTCTTTGTCTGTTTTTTTATTCTGGCGGCAGGGAAGGCCCTGGCGGCTGACCCGGCATCCTGGACCTGGGACGTTCTGGTCGTTCCTCCGGAGGAGGGATGGGAGAAGGAGCCGGGAATTTCCATCCGAAAAACCCTCCTCTGGCATCAGAACAGGATCTCAGAGGAGGGAGACGGCATTCTCGGGCACGATCTGCAGTTCATCTTCCTTCCGCCCGTTGACGAAGCCACCATCGACACGGGAATTTTTTCCCCGCCCCTGACCCAGGGGACGGTGGGGATATTCAGCTTCGCCCCCTCCGCCGCGGACGAACTGCTGACGGCCCAGATGCGGACCAGGGACATCCCCCTGCTGCTGGCCGGAGGAGAGGAGGCTTTCCTTTGGGAAGGGAAGCAGCTCTTTCCCAGTGTTTTTGCGCTGGACCTGTTTCGGGATTACCGTTGCAGGGCCTTTGTGGACTACGCCGCGCAAACCCAGCCTCCCTCCGCCCGCATCGGCGTAATGGGAGCCCGCTTCACTCTGAACGAGGCCCGGGAGGCTCAGATCACGCTGGACCTCCTGAGAGCGGCGAACTTCCAGCCCCTGCCCTTCTGGACCGATCCCTCCGTTTCGGATACCTTCGACATGCTGTCCCAGGAAATCCAGAACAGCAGCAACGGAATCATCATCAGCTGCGCAGGGAGAATGGCCAGCGCGGAAATCTGGCGCGGCCTGACTTTTACCCTGTCTCCCTACCGGCTCTGGTACGACGGACCGCCGGACAAATCCTTTCTTTCCTACAAAGGCATGATTTTCGCCGACCAGAACATATACCTCGACGCCCGGGGCGGTTTCGAGCAGGTCAAGCGGGACCTCTGGAGCTCCAGCGCCGTGGCGGTCGCGGACACTGTGGCGGCGGGACGGGCCAACGCTCTCGTGCTCTGGCTGACCGGAGCCCTGTCAGGTCTGAACGAGGGAAGCCCGCTGGACCTGAAAGCCCTTCTCCGCAACCTTTCCAGGGCGCGAAGCATTCCTTTCGGCAATCAGACGCTGGACATCGACCCGACGACTCATCGGCCTCTGCGGCGTCGAGTCAGCATTCTGGAAATTCGTGATCGCTCCTTTTTCGTTTTGGACAGCATTGACGTTACAGGACTGGGATACTACGAGTACTGAATAATTTGGGGGAGGAAGCCGCGTATGAAGCTGAAGCTCAGTGCAATCAGAGACCTTTTGGAAGCAGAAGTCATTAACGGGCAGGAACGTCTGGACGCGATAGAAATCGAGAAAGGATACGCGTCGGATCTTATGAGCGACGTGCTGGCCTTTGCATCGCCCGGCGTGCTGCTTCTGACCGGTCTGACCAACGTACAGATTTTCAGGACCGCTCAGATGCTGGATATTCCGTCCATCGTGTTTGTCCGGGGGAAAATGCCCTGCGACGAACTGCTGCACCTGGCTCAGGAGGCGGAGATGCCCATTCTCGTAACCTGCATGAGCATGTTCGAGTCGGCCGGACGGCTTTATAACACCGGACTCGCTCCCTGCAGCATCCCAAAACGATAGAGGCGTTTCCCGTGTCCTCCGCATATGTGGAAAGCTACGTCGTGGACGGGAACGAACTCGTCGCCATCGGTGAAGCCTCTACAAAAATCAAGGCTGTTCTCAAAATGCTGGGGATCTCCTCCGACCTCATCCGGAGGGCCGCCATCGTCGCCTACGAAGCCGAAATGAACCTGGTCATCCACGGCGGAGGCGGGAGCATGTCCCTGGAGGTGGGGCCCGGAAGCATCAAAATACTGGCGGTGGATACCGGACCGGGGATACCGGACATCAACAAGGCAATGACAGAGGGATTTTCCACCGCCTCCGACAAAATAAGGGAAATGGGCTTCGGCGCGGGCATGGGACTCCCCAACATAAAACGCAATTCCGATAACTTTGAACTCACCTCCGAGGTGGGAAAGGGAACAACCCTGAAATCCGAGATTCTGCTGCAAAAAACCTGAAAATAAAATCTGAAGAAAAACAGGCCTGTTTTCGAACAGGAGAAGGAGGGTTGAACCTTGTCCCTGGGCATAGCGGTACGACACAGCGCCTGCAGGCGCTGCACGAAATGCATCAGAAGCTGCCCCACCCGGGCAATGAGAATTTTTCAGGGTATGGTTCGCGTCGACGACGAGCTCTGCATGGGCTGCGGAGAGTGCATCCGGGTCTGTCCCTGGAAGGCCATTGAGGTCCGGCAGGACAGTTGGGATACCATTCGAAAAAACCAGAATCTCCTGCTGACGGCTGACCCTTCCTTTTACGTACAAACGGGTTCCAGCGGCAGGACAGGGGCTCTGCAGGATTCCCTCACGCGTCTGGGGTTCGAGGATATTTCCGACTACATTTCCACCGCCTACGACCTAGCCGCTCTGGCAATCGGGCGTCAGATCAACGAACGCAAACCAGAGGAGCTTCCTCTCATATCCACCTACTGCCCCGCCGTCCTGCGCCTGATTCAGCTCAACCATCCGGAGCTGATCCGCCACCTCGTCGGGGTGGAGTCCCCGCTGGAGATCGGCATCGACTACTGGCGGAACACCACGGGCCGCGGGGAAAGCGTCGCCCTCATCGCGCCCTGCCCCGCCATGTCCCAGCTCCAGAGTCTCCCCGCGGGACGGGTAAAAAGCAACTTCGACCACGTGGTCATCATACGCCAGGTGATACGAACCCTGATCAGCGAGGGCATGGCGGGCAATGAGCTGCCCCGGTCCTTCGAACGCCACGGACGCTGGCTGATGTGGGCCCTGCACGGCGGAGAGACCCGACACATCGCCGCCACGATGGGACGCCCTCTGACCTCCATCGTCGCCACGGGAATCCGCAACGTGCAGGACCTGCTGAACGAACTGGAGCTGGGACGGCTGGGCTGCGTGGAATACCTGGAATGCCGCATGTGCGACCAGGGGTGCCTGGGCGGCGTGGCTACCTCCGAATCCCGGTTTATGTCCCTGGTGCGCCTGCAGAACCTGAACATCAACTGGACCCTGAACAAAGAAGAGCGGGAACGGCTTCTGGAGCTCTACGCCACCGACCTGTGGCGTTTCAGCGCCCCCATACAGGCGCTGGAACAGAAATCTCTGTCCGGAGACATCCAGGAGGCCATGACGCGCCTCAGGAAAATGAACGAAATTTACACGACCCTGCCGGGAATCGACTGCGGGTCCTGCGGACATCCTTCCTGCCGGGCCATGGCCGAGGATTTGGCCCGGGGCGAGGGCGAAATCACAAACTGCATTTTCAAGCTCAAGGAACGCATCACCGACCTGAGCACGCAAATTTTCGAACTCTGCGGCAAAAATCCGGAGACTCCCACGTCTCTCAGAGAGCATGAAATCGACGGCAGAGAGGGGGTACAGGAATGAAAACCACAGGAGAACTCTGCAGCGCCCTCGCGCTGAACGTGATTTGTCCGGGGGACCCCGCGCGCCCCATTGAGAACGTGATCGTGGGCGACCTCCTCAGCCACATTCTGGGGGAGGCCAGAGAGAACTGGGCCTGGGTGACGATTCAGGTCCACCTGAACGTCGCCGCCGTGGCCGTGCTGAAGGAGCTGCCGCTGGTGATCCTGGCCTCGAACCGCGCCCCTCAGGAGGACCTGACTGCCAAATGCGCCGAGGAAAACATCGCTCTCGCCACCACCCCTCTCGGCGCTTACGAGCTATGCTGCCGGCTGGGGGCACTGGGCGTAGGCAATGCCGGAAACTCCTGAACTTTCCCGCTTCCTGGTCGATCTCCACCTGCATACCGTCCTGTCCCCCTGCGCCGATTTGGGCATGGGCGCCCCTGAAATCATCGCCCGCTGCCGCGAGGAGGACATCAGCCTCATCGCGGTGACGGACCACAACCACACGGGAAACTTCGCCGCCCTGCGAGACGCGGCCCTTGAGGGCGGCCGAGGCCCTGTGGTGCTCCCCGGCATGGAGATTCAGAGCATGGAGGACATCCACATCGTCACCCTCTTCAGAAGCGAAGAAGAAGCAAAGACCTTCAAGGACTGGCTGTGGCTGCGTATGCCGCCCATACCCAACCAGGAGGAGATTTTCGGCTGGCAGCTCGTCATCGACGCTCGAAACGACGTTCTGGAACAGGAACCGATTCTGCTGATTCAGGGGGCGCAGTACACGATCGATGAGATTGCCGCCCGAGCCCTTGCCGCCGGCGCCATTGTCATCCCCGCCCACCTCGACCGCCCCTCCTTCTCCTACGAGGCCGTCCTGGGGCAGCTCCCCGAAACCTTCCCCTGCTCCGCCGTCGAGCTTTCCCCTCACGTCTCCCACGCCGCCCTGGAGGGCTGGAAGAAACGCTGCGCCGGACGCACCCTCGTGCGGTCGTCCGACGCCCATCGAATCGAAGAAATCTCCCGCAGCCGCTGCACCCCCATGCTTCTCGCCGAGCCCTCCTTCAATGAGCTGAAACTCGCCCTTGCGGGTGAACAGGGGCGCAAAGTGCTGTTTCCCTGAAGTTCCGGGACGTTTGCTCCCTCGGCCGCTTCCTCGCTCAGGGGTTATTTTTTTCTCTGCTTTATGTTTGACAAACCATACTTTATACAGTACCATATGCCCTGATTCAAACGTGGTAATCCATAAGAATAATCTGTATAAAAAGATGGAGGGACCGATGTGAAAAAATTTTGGATTTCAGTTTTGTGCGTGTTGTGCATTTTGAGTTTGTTCCCTCAAAAATCTCCCGCGGCGACGAACCCCTTCATTGACGTTCCGTCGGGACACTGGGCCTATGACGCCATCGGGACTCTGGCGGCCCGAGGGATCCTGTCCGGCTACCCGGACGGCACGTACAGGGGGAAGCAGCCGACGACCCGCTACGAGATGGCCTCCGCGATTGCCCGCGCGCTGGCTGTCGTGGACATGACGAAGGCCTCCCGGCAGGACGCGGAGACGCTCAAAAAACTCGTGGTGGAGTTTAAGGACGAGCTGGACGCCCTGGGGGTGAAGGTGGATACCTTCGACGGACGTCTGAAGAAAATCGAAGACCGGCTGGGCGGATGGAAAATCAGCGGAGAACTGCGCCTGGACATCGAGGACTGGGACAGTGAAGAGGGCGACGGCAACTCGTTCCTCAGCCTCTCCCGACTGGAGCTGCATCGATGGTTCGGCGAGGACGAGGGCCTTTACTTCTACGCCCGGCTGGAGGACGGCGGGGACGGGAAGGACAAGACGATCACCTTCGACAAGCTCTACGTCGAAACCCCCTTCGTCTGGGACTCCACTCTGACCGTGGGGCGCTTCGACCGCGACTTCGAAGGCGACTATCGCTTCCAGACCGGCGGGATGACCGACATCGCCAACGAGGCCTGGCTGACCGACCGCACGGTGGACGGGATCGGCTTCGACAAATCCTTCGCTCTGGGGTCCGTGGGCTTTTACGTGGCGCGGCCCGACGACATTCCGGCCTGGACCGCGGACGACGCCTTCAACGTCTGGGAGGTGATCGCCCTGGGGCAGTTCCAGTTTACGGAGCAGATCGGCTTCGACGTCGGCGCTCAGGCCTTCTTCGGCGACGATTCGTCTGTCGTCCCCTT
Above is a window of Synergistaceae bacterium DNA encoding:
- a CDS encoding YciI family protein, which produces MILVVVSYVKPIGEVERFVTEHRAYLTKYMESRQIVLFGRRTPPIGGVILFNVNSAEEVDAIMKKDPFYLNGISKYELIDFTPSKIDERIAGILNKT
- a CDS encoding MBL fold metallo-hydrolase: MEIDVLYYGFPGKASNTFLGWSTIALLKGKDRLCLVDTGGHGARLWLLEALKERHLSCDDIDSVFLTHLHFDHIASVGLFPHATFYTGKVEWDYANTTQDPVVQEGVLPLLRVFRKVLLEKDGEEILPGVTFCHTPGHTPGCGSLVVDNPEGRTVISGDAVKNRAELRTGSVGMTQAAEVSRKSIEKVRSIARYVLPGHDCRLRIEGSEVIPEGNNDITITFPEGISIGGKSVIQLHLDD
- a CDS encoding sodium/proline symporter — its product is MSGVVVGLILYFAITIGISYLSNRMRPIDSQGDYIVGKGFGSIVSGFATASTLASGYAFIGLVGLGYHMGFLSLYQAILAPFCDFLCWRFIAPRVKRLSTKHKSMTTVDLLASLRGDPTGLIRILSGLIVSVFMFAYLGSNIIAAGKAAIALRIDYMTAIIGSSLLVMLYVVYGGVTAAYWAEAFQGVLMVGMCLLMPIAAVTHLGGVSEFIRKLHSIDPLLVSWSGGKMGWPLFAALWLWGGVAIGFLGQPQGLQKFIAIESEEKIPGAALIAILFNTIRQYFPLILGLCCRILFPAMPDAELATPTFIYEFFPNFMGGLMLAAVFAAIMSTNSSLLLQGTAEISVNVLRKGFFKNVVKSEAFYKNFSRLCTGIFGVVAFILAFMEVDSVFSLNQLAWAGLAASFGPALILAIYWKKTTHQGILIGILGGSIITFLWYNGGKPFFGLHQGPPSFVITGVLIVLVSLLTYRETPAAAEK
- a CDS encoding metallophosphoesterase; the encoded protein is MNLRRPGRSKIRAAKFFPFAALPVVFFLFVLLFAGLTLFSAPGEAAWNEENLERIPRDREAFSFVVLGDTQGPNSKFPRVLPAILKEKDLLFAFDLGDLVDYATEAEYEDTFFRHVRGLSLPFLTCASNHDHFKSKNAALYSRLFGSPHYYAFQVGSTSFIVLDNGQDWSLTEEQFLWLEGELEKSRASARRFLMMHRPLADPRPNRKNLHDMSGKPENVRRLNALADKYGVTMIFTGHIHSFYTGRWGQTPFIITGGGGGGLYDRGTPASFHHYMRVDVLPDGRVKYSAVKVDVNVKVNVKNQK
- a CDS encoding very short patch repair endonuclease codes for the protein MDIKSVEARSRNMARIKSERTAPEMFIRSHFHRRGLRYRANFKETPGKPDLYFPGRRVAVFVHGCYWHRHPGCRYAYTPSSRPEFWLPKLEGNRRRDLEVLQELKTRGIRVLIVWECTVRRMMKDQAFCSAALERGIRFVRDGTEDLLEL
- a CDS encoding mannose-1-phosphate guanylyltransferase/mannose-6-phosphate isomerase, producing the protein MSNIYGLILAGGSGVRLWPRSREELPKQFLSLRNNDTLLQSTVTRMLRAVPLPSLYAVAGSRWSALVAHQAREVARVREDFVIEEPSGRNTAPAILLGCGILRERGLMEDDVVVVTPSDHIVENVAAFDAAMDRAVETASAGYVVTLGIVPTRPETGFGYIKRGASLDGGFEVERFVEKPDAKQAEEYLKSGQYLWNGGIFVFTLKTLERELAQASPELFAEFQKGGKSLRENFDALPSISFDRAVMEKARRVAAVELDAGWSDVGSWDALYDLLEKDDSRNAAVGDVILKDSADCLVDSRNRLTALIDVKDLIVVDSPDALLVARRGSSQKVRSLVEGLKTEGRREAVQAPESARPWGLYKILCEEERFKIKRIVITPGKRLSLQYHHHRSEHWVVVRGTARVTLDDEVRFIHEGESVFIPKNVLHRLENPGKIELEIVEIQGGEYLGEDDIVRVEDDYRRV